A window from Paraburkholderia acidiphila encodes these proteins:
- the denD gene encoding D-erythronate dehydrogenase, producing MKVLITGGAGFLGQRLARELLARGELRGANGQREPITELVLLDVVAAPGPNDERVRVEVGDIAERSVLERLIDDRTAAIFHLAAIVSGQAEADFDLGMRINLDASRLLLDVCRERRHRPRVVFTSSVAVYGGDLPDVVLDETALNPQSSYGAQKAVAELLLNDFSRRGFVDGRVLRLPTISVRPGKPNAAASSFASGIIREPLNGQPAVCPVSGSTRLWLLSPRKAIECLIAGGEIDGAALGNRRTVNLPGVSVTVDEMIAALREVAGEAVAARIEWKADERVEKIVGSWPARWDIARATQLGLQGDASFKDIVRAFVDDELGGKIPQH from the coding sequence ATGAAAGTACTGATCACGGGCGGAGCGGGATTTCTCGGCCAGCGTCTCGCGCGCGAACTGCTGGCTCGCGGCGAACTGAGGGGCGCGAATGGACAGCGCGAGCCGATCACCGAACTGGTATTGCTTGACGTCGTCGCGGCGCCGGGACCGAACGATGAGCGCGTGCGTGTCGAAGTCGGCGACATTGCCGAGCGTAGCGTGCTCGAACGTCTGATCGACGACAGGACGGCGGCGATTTTCCATCTCGCCGCGATCGTCAGCGGCCAGGCGGAAGCGGATTTCGATCTCGGCATGCGCATCAATCTCGACGCGTCGCGCTTGCTGCTCGACGTGTGCCGCGAGCGCCGGCATCGGCCGCGCGTCGTGTTCACGAGTTCAGTCGCCGTGTATGGCGGCGATCTGCCCGATGTCGTGCTCGATGAAACCGCATTGAATCCGCAGTCGTCGTATGGTGCACAAAAGGCTGTTGCGGAGTTGCTGCTCAACGACTTCTCGCGGCGCGGTTTCGTCGATGGCCGCGTGCTGCGCCTGCCGACCATCAGCGTGCGGCCGGGCAAGCCGAATGCGGCGGCGTCCTCATTTGCCAGCGGCATCATTCGCGAGCCGTTGAACGGTCAGCCGGCGGTGTGCCCGGTGAGCGGTTCGACGCGGCTGTGGCTGCTGTCGCCTCGCAAGGCGATCGAATGCCTGATCGCGGGCGGCGAGATCGACGGCGCGGCGCTCGGCAACCGGCGCACGGTGAATCTGCCGGGCGTGTCGGTGACGGTCGACGAAATGATCGCCGCACTGCGCGAAGTGGCGGGCGAGGCTGTGGCGGCGCGGATCGAATGGAAGGCGGACGAGCGTGTCGAGAAGATCGTCGGCAGCTGGCCCGCGCGATGGGACATCGCGCGCGCGACGCAGCTTGGACTGCAAGGCGATGCGTCGTTCAAGGACATCGTCCGCGCGTTCGTCGACGATGAACTCGGTGGGAAGATTCCGCAGCATTGA